A window of Christiangramia forsetii KT0803 contains these coding sequences:
- a CDS encoding TlpA disulfide reductase family protein: MKYFITLGLIINLIACKKPVEDKFNVDVKVKGDYSGYLYLITNKKLDSSLVINGKSQFSGRVDSPLKAGIITDTISGYNKEFYLENNDLELEINVTKNNFGNGPVDWIIVENVTGSKTEKIRENFEEFKSLNAEKENWNKKLYNELYKLITENQNNRLPGDLLAEVSSTYTLKKIQLQNLYFKLDKKVQDPFTIKKLEENIYPDKIFTVGDQLFDIKGENYLSKEVSTQDFRGDILLIDFWASWCKPCIDQFPELKTLEKRFKEDNLTIIGISLEEERNKWTKAIDKYNLTWTNIFINQNMTGEISKIYGINAIPFNIVINREGQIIAKNVSENDISQIIDELKEAS, from the coding sequence ATGAAATACTTTATAACATTAGGATTAATCATAAATCTTATCGCCTGTAAAAAACCAGTTGAGGATAAATTTAATGTAGATGTTAAAGTGAAAGGAGATTATTCTGGATATCTGTATTTAATTACTAATAAAAAATTAGACAGTTCATTAGTTATAAATGGAAAAAGTCAATTTTCAGGAAGAGTTGATTCTCCACTAAAAGCTGGTATAATTACAGACACCATTTCAGGGTACAACAAAGAATTTTATTTGGAGAATAATGATTTAGAACTGGAAATTAATGTTACAAAAAATAATTTTGGTAATGGTCCAGTTGATTGGATAATTGTAGAAAATGTTACGGGATCAAAAACAGAAAAAATTAGAGAAAATTTTGAAGAATTTAAATCTTTGAATGCTGAGAAAGAAAACTGGAATAAAAAGCTTTATAATGAATTATATAAATTAATTACAGAAAACCAAAACAATAGACTGCCTGGCGATCTACTTGCAGAAGTTTCTTCAACTTACACATTAAAAAAAATTCAGCTTCAAAACTTATATTTTAAGCTTGATAAAAAGGTTCAAGATCCTTTCACAATAAAAAAGTTAGAAGAAAATATTTATCCAGATAAAATATTCACCGTAGGTGATCAATTATTTGACATAAAAGGTGAAAATTATCTTTCCAAGGAAGTTTCAACTCAAGATTTTAGAGGCGATATTTTATTGATTGATTTCTGGGCAAGTTGGTGCAAACCTTGTATAGATCAGTTCCCTGAATTAAAAACACTAGAAAAAAGGTTCAAAGAGGATAATTTAACCATTATCGGAATTTCCTTAGAAGAAGAAAGAAATAAGTGGACAAAGGCTATAGATAAATACAATTTAACTTGGACGAACATTTTTATCAATCAAAATATGACGGGTGAAATCTCAAAAATATATGGTATAAACGCAATTCCATTTAATATTGTGATCAATAGAGAAGGTCAAATTATTGCAAAAAATGTAAGTGAAAATGATATATCCCAAATAATCGATGAATTAAAAGAAGCATCTTAG
- a CDS encoding type II toxin-antitoxin system RelE/ParE family toxin — protein sequence MIKSFADKEADKIWNGTQSRKLPANIQNVARRKLRMVNNAQNINDLRIPPANRLEKLSGNLEGFHSIRINKQWRIMFKWENDNAFEVQIVDYH from the coding sequence GTGATAAAATCATTTGCAGACAAAGAAGCTGACAAAATTTGGAATGGAACCCAATCAAGAAAGCTTCCTGCTAATATTCAGAACGTAGCTAGAAGAAAATTAAGAATGGTAAATAATGCTCAAAATATAAATGACTTAAGAATTCCTCCAGCTAATCGTTTGGAAAAGCTGAGTGGAAACTTAGAAGGTTTTCATAGCATTAGAATTAATAAACAATGGAGAATAATGTTTAAATGGGAAAATGACAATGCTTTTGAGGTTCAAATTGTTGACTACCATTAA
- a CDS encoding type II toxin-antitoxin system RelE/ParE family toxin, whose product MIREIISYKRNFVDFYNSQDDKIQRKIEYVLDLVRYEKRVPKKFYKLLKNTDGIYEVIVITTFKSIRILGFQDKGNLVVLTNSFIKKTQKTPRKEIKLAEKLKKEYLKEKNG is encoded by the coding sequence GTGATAAGAGAAATAATAAGTTACAAAAGAAATTTTGTTGATTTCTATAATTCCCAAGACGATAAAATTCAACGAAAAATTGAATATGTTTTGGATCTGGTACGATATGAAAAACGAGTTCCAAAGAAGTTCTATAAATTATTGAAAAATACGGACGGAATTTATGAAGTAATAGTTATAACAACATTTAAAAGTATTAGAATCTTAGGTTTTCAGGACAAGGGGAATTTAGTAGTATTGACAAATAGCTTTATTAAGAAAACTCAAAAAACCCCTAGAAAAGAAATTAAACTTGCTGAGAAACTAAAGAAAGAATATTTAAAAGAAAAAAATGGCTGA
- a CDS encoding type II toxin-antitoxin system RelE/ParE family toxin, with protein sequence MKSGYKILWTDHALYELQETIKYLEEEWTEKELENFSEQLDHTIELISKNPELFQVSKKKKNIRRAVIARFNTMYYRLNNENVEILSFFSNRQDPNKRKI encoded by the coding sequence ATGAAAAGTGGTTATAAAATTTTGTGGACTGACCACGCACTTTACGAATTACAAGAAACAATTAAGTATTTAGAAGAAGAATGGACTGAAAAAGAATTAGAAAATTTTTCAGAACAACTTGACCATACTATCGAACTGATCTCTAAAAATCCAGAACTATTTCAAGTTTCAAAAAAGAAAAAGAATATAAGAAGAGCAGTTATAGCAAGATTTAATACAATGTACTATCGTTTGAATAATGAAAATGTAGAAATACTTTCATTCTTTTCAAATCGACAAGATCCTAATAAAAGAAAAATTTGA
- a CDS encoding YdeI/OmpD-associated family protein, with translation MKKSIESFFEESKKWKKEYTFLRMILLKTGLKEEFKWGKPCYTFQGNNIVLIHGFKDYCALLFHKGVLLNDTNNILVQQTKNVQAARQIRFTNIEEIKQIENTLKKYIFEAIEVEKQGLEVKMKKTSEFEIPNEFKIELDKNRDLEKAFKLLTPGRQRGYLLYFSGAKQSSTRSKRIEKYKEKILIGLGLND, from the coding sequence ATGAAAAAAAGTATTGAATCTTTTTTCGAAGAAAGTAAAAAATGGAAGAAAGAATATACTTTTTTGAGAATGATCCTTTTAAAAACTGGATTAAAAGAAGAATTTAAATGGGGAAAACCCTGCTACACATTTCAAGGTAATAATATTGTTCTTATTCACGGGTTTAAAGACTATTGTGCTTTACTTTTTCATAAAGGTGTTTTACTTAATGACACAAACAATATCTTAGTTCAACAAACTAAAAATGTACAAGCTGCTCGTCAAATTCGATTTACAAATATTGAAGAAATAAAACAAATTGAAAATACCTTAAAAAAATACATTTTTGAAGCTATTGAGGTTGAAAAACAAGGTTTAGAAGTAAAAATGAAAAAAACTTCAGAATTTGAAATACCAAATGAATTTAAAATAGAATTAGATAAAAATAGAGATTTAGAAAAAGCTTTCAAATTATTAACTCCAGGAAGACAACGAGGTTATCTTTTATATTTTTCTGGTGCAAAACAATCTAGTACAAGATCAAAAAGAATAGAAAAATACAAGGAAAAAATTCTTATTGGATTGGGTTTGAACGATTAA
- a CDS encoding helix-turn-helix domain-containing protein, which yields MAEMKNVTKFEDLLVAKYGKKGTEKREKYDADSLSFRLGIMLKEARKSAQLTQEQLAERTGTKKSYISRIERGLSDIQITTYQKLIEIGLGKELNISIG from the coding sequence ATGGCTGAGATGAAAAATGTAACAAAATTTGAGGATTTACTTGTTGCTAAATATGGCAAAAAAGGAACAGAAAAAAGAGAAAAATACGATGCGGATTCTCTTTCATTTCGACTTGGAATAATGCTAAAAGAAGCAAGAAAATCAGCTCAATTAACACAAGAACAACTTGCGGAACGTACCGGTACAAAGAAAAGTTATATTTCAAGAATTGAACGTGGATTGAGTGATATTCAAATTACCACTTATCAAAAACTAATTGAGATCGGACTTGGAAAAGAATTAAACATTTCAATTGGATAA
- a CDS encoding DUF2971 domain-containing protein: MEYLFKYHQININLYKSLQKNEVWFANPSTFNDPFDCNLKCHYIIDKYYQEQINEEQRIAFNSATHNEIFFRQHKNLMKIAEGHEKDRKEKTEKLNSDLQKRVSEVGISCFSKTHLSILMWSHYANNHSGVCLKFNTKDKSFFEDYKEVKYSEEFPTSDDIAKQDKSDNFLFFTKSQQWSYEQEVRLMKKADSLEIFDPQCLEAIYFGLDCVPKEQEKIIQIIQLNKGYNNVDFYKMQKSPKSFELIEEKIN, translated from the coding sequence ATGGAATATTTATTTAAGTATCATCAAATTAATATTAACCTTTATAAATCGTTACAAAAAAATGAAGTCTGGTTTGCGAATCCAAGCACATTTAATGATCCATTTGATTGTAATTTAAAATGTCATTATATAATTGATAAGTATTATCAAGAACAAATTAATGAGGAACAACGTATTGCTTTCAATTCAGCGACACATAACGAGATTTTTTTTAGACAGCATAAAAACTTGATGAAAATAGCTGAAGGACATGAAAAAGATCGGAAAGAGAAAACGGAAAAATTGAATTCGGACTTACAAAAGAGAGTTTCAGAAGTTGGTATTTCATGCTTTTCTAAAACACATTTAAGTATTTTAATGTGGTCACATTATGCCAATAATCATTCTGGTGTTTGCTTGAAATTCAACACCAAAGACAAATCCTTTTTTGAAGATTATAAAGAAGTAAAATATTCAGAGGAATTTCCCACTTCTGATGATATCGCTAAGCAGGACAAATCAGATAATTTTCTTTTTTTCACCAAATCACAACAATGGTCTTACGAACAAGAAGTCAGACTAATGAAAAAAGCAGATAGTCTTGAAATATTTGATCCACAATGTTTAGAAGCCATTTATTTTGGTCTTGATTGCGTTCCAAAAGAACAAGAAAAAATTATTCAGATTATTCAATTAAATAAAGGCTATAATAATGTAGACTTCTACAAAATGCAGAAATCACCAAAAAGTTTTGAATTAATAGAAGAAAAAATTAATTAA
- a CDS encoding DUF3883 domain-containing protein — protein sequence MKITELRDYQIEFEKKREYFNSGFKEINGLRKKFTTDYPINGIKDLTKDEYVIGKGDSTFCNRIENDLNEWGNIHGSPAIKFGLYFGKYGEDKTRKYRIGRKEYGTDENIAFEKILSAIVELLENKDDFRILKKNPISPMFKGKILSVYYPNDFLNIFSAKHLNYFINILGLDNESKSELDKQALLLNFKKSDKVMEKWSVYEFSKFLYASFGNPNNEIKEEKISKELKDFKLKDFPPIEILKFDYVDLQTNVLSETQGKGKNKGTKIDYSNRSRKFKRIGDRGEQIVLRAERKFLNENGKKDLAKLVDQISERDDSVGYDILSFELDGTKRLIEVKSTLRKIGKSSIYLSANELKVAENEKNYYFYIIYEAGSKRPKIWKVKSSDLLSNNNIIKEPILFKLNMNTN from the coding sequence ATGAAAATAACTGAATTAAGAGATTATCAGATTGAATTTGAAAAGAAAAGAGAATATTTTAATTCAGGTTTTAAAGAAATAAATGGCTTACGTAAAAAGTTCACAACTGACTATCCAATTAACGGAATTAAAGACCTGACAAAAGATGAATATGTCATAGGAAAAGGCGATTCAACATTTTGTAATAGAATAGAAAACGATCTTAATGAGTGGGGTAATATTCACGGAAGTCCAGCTATAAAGTTTGGCTTATATTTCGGTAAATACGGAGAAGATAAAACACGAAAATATCGAATTGGACGAAAAGAATATGGAACGGATGAAAATATTGCTTTTGAAAAAATACTTTCAGCAATCGTTGAACTATTAGAAAATAAAGATGATTTTAGGATTTTAAAAAAGAATCCAATATCACCAATGTTTAAAGGTAAAATATTATCGGTTTATTATCCAAATGACTTTTTAAACATATTCTCTGCAAAACATCTAAATTATTTCATTAACATTCTTGGATTAGATAATGAGTCAAAATCTGAATTAGATAAACAAGCACTATTACTTAACTTTAAAAAGAGCGACAAAGTAATGGAAAAATGGAGTGTCTATGAGTTTAGTAAATTCTTATACGCATCATTTGGAAATCCTAATAATGAAATTAAAGAGGAAAAAATCTCTAAAGAACTTAAAGATTTCAAACTCAAAGATTTTCCGCCAATTGAAATTTTAAAATTTGACTATGTTGACTTACAAACAAATGTATTGTCTGAAACACAAGGAAAAGGAAAAAATAAGGGAACAAAAATTGACTATTCTAACCGTTCGAGAAAATTTAAACGAATTGGAGACAGAGGAGAACAAATTGTTTTAAGAGCCGAAAGAAAATTTTTAAATGAAAATGGAAAAAAGGATTTAGCTAAGTTAGTTGATCAAATTTCAGAAAGAGATGATAGTGTAGGTTATGACATTCTATCATTTGAATTGGATGGTACAAAACGACTAATTGAAGTAAAGTCAACATTAAGAAAAATAGGAAAAAGCAGTATTTACCTTTCAGCAAACGAATTAAAAGTAGCGGAAAATGAAAAAAACTATTATTTCTATATCATTTACGAAGCTGGTAGTAAACGACCTAAAATATGGAAAGTAAAAAGCTCGGATTTATTGAGCAATAACAATATTATAAAAGAACCGATTTTATTCAAATTAAATATGAACACCAATTAA
- a CDS encoding HigA family addiction module antitoxin, whose protein sequence is MKKLKNIHPGEILKEEFLDPMEITAYRLSKETFIPQTRISEIIKKKRRITADTALRLSKYFGTTAKFWLGLQDDYDLEEEKSLKEKEFNNIKPLENDAA, encoded by the coding sequence ATGAAAAAACTTAAAAACATACATCCTGGAGAAATCTTAAAAGAAGAGTTTTTAGATCCAATGGAAATTACAGCATACCGACTTTCCAAAGAAACATTTATTCCCCAAACAAGAATAAGTGAAATCATTAAAAAGAAAAGAAGAATAACTGCAGATACAGCACTCCGACTTTCAAAATATTTTGGAACAACTGCTAAATTCTGGTTAGGTTTACAAGATGATTACGATTTAGAAGAAGAAAAATCTTTAAAGGAGAAAGAATTCAATAACATAAAACCGTTAGAAAATGACGCAGCCTAA
- a CDS encoding helix-hairpin-helix domain-containing protein: protein MLNISDLRAKEIYALADFQRIPSIGIELAKDLVFLDFYSVQELNGESGAVLTDRYEKKKGYKIDPCVEDQFRLVVNFAKNKDYSKKWWDFTDERKRYRTDFGYPENRPKVNWTEF, encoded by the coding sequence TTGTTAAATATTTCTGATTTAAGAGCAAAAGAAATTTATGCTTTAGCCGATTTTCAGCGGATACCGTCAATCGGAATTGAATTAGCTAAAGATTTAGTTTTTTTAGATTTTTACAGCGTTCAGGAATTGAATGGAGAAAGTGGAGCGGTATTGACCGACCGTTATGAAAAAAAGAAAGGATACAAAATTGACCCTTGCGTAGAAGACCAATTTAGATTAGTAGTTAATTTTGCTAAAAATAAGGATTATTCGAAAAAGTGGTGGGATTTTACGGATGAAAGAAAACGATATAGAACCGATTTTGGTTATCCAGAAAACAGGCCAAAAGTGAATTGGACAGAATTTTAA
- a CDS encoding VOC family protein translates to MQTIILIGIITLFVKFGYSQEKTELNQIEKDMEQKSILGLRTTIYKVRDIKKAKEWYEKAFETKAYFNEPYYVGFNIGGYELGLQPEEGPEGEKIESVISYWGVEKIQEVYDRLISIGATENEKPYSPGGEMMTATLKDPFGNVIGLIYNPYFKPAE, encoded by the coding sequence ATGCAAACAATAATTTTGATCGGAATTATAACTTTATTTGTTAAATTCGGTTATTCTCAAGAAAAAACTGAATTAAACCAAATAGAAAAAGATATGGAACAAAAATCGATTTTAGGTTTAAGAACTACAATATACAAAGTGAGGGACATAAAAAAAGCAAAAGAGTGGTACGAAAAAGCATTTGAAACAAAAGCCTATTTTAATGAACCGTATTATGTTGGTTTCAATATTGGTGGTTATGAATTAGGACTTCAACCGGAAGAAGGACCAGAAGGAGAAAAAATAGAAAGTGTTATTTCTTATTGGGGAGTTGAGAAAATTCAAGAAGTTTATGACCGACTTATATCAATTGGAGCAACTGAAAACGAAAAGCCTTATAGTCCAGGTGGAGAAATGATGACAGCAACGCTAAAAGACCCATTTGGGAATGTAATTGGACTGATATACAACCCATATTTCAAACCAGCTGAATAA